The Anaerobaca lacustris genome contains a region encoding:
- a CDS encoding DNA topoisomerase VI subunit B, translating into MGRARKKAAASKTKAVHAKKAKAAGKAVKKAVKKATKKTAKKAVRTSKKAPAEAVPLPLPEPQVPSDERRATDRPVRHATAEDMARGQREISVAEFFTKNRHLLGFDNPRKALLTTIKEGVDNSLDACEEAGILPEVKVVVAPGSEEDRFRVTIEDNGPGIVKAQIPKIFAKLLYGSKFHRLKMSRGQQGIGISAAGMYGQLTTGKPVSITSKTSRNKPAHHYELEIDTKKNEPRIIVDETIDWPVDRGTRVEIELEAKYQKGRQSVEEYLEQTAIANPHVSLQFVTPEGEVKDYKRATDQLPAETREIKPHPYGVELGVLIKMLHDTKAQTLQSFLHTDFSRVSMRVAKQISDAAKLYERARPSRIARQEADNLFKAINRTKIMNPPTDCLSPIGEELILAGLKTQIEADFYTAVTRPPSVYRGNPFQIEAGLAYGGSLQSDGLARVLRYANRVPLLYQQSACAMTKSVISTDWRNYALQQSNGALPSGPLIVMVHMASVWVPFTSESKEAVAHYPEIIKEVRLALQECGRRLAVFIRRRRKAAESEKKKAYIQKYIPHVAIALREMLNLSERQEQSLVTQLTDVLERSRS; encoded by the coding sequence ATGGGAAGAGCCAGGAAGAAGGCCGCCGCGTCGAAGACCAAGGCGGTTCACGCGAAGAAGGCGAAGGCCGCGGGGAAGGCCGTCAAAAAGGCGGTAAAGAAGGCGACGAAGAAAACCGCGAAGAAGGCCGTGCGCACGAGCAAGAAGGCGCCGGCCGAAGCGGTCCCGCTGCCGTTGCCTGAACCACAAGTCCCGAGCGACGAACGACGAGCGACGGACCGGCCGGTCCGGCACGCGACCGCCGAGGACATGGCGCGCGGACAGCGCGAGATTTCCGTGGCCGAGTTCTTTACCAAGAACCGCCACCTGCTCGGCTTCGATAACCCGCGAAAGGCGCTGCTGACGACGATCAAGGAGGGTGTGGACAACTCGCTCGACGCCTGCGAGGAGGCGGGTATTCTGCCCGAAGTCAAGGTGGTGGTCGCTCCCGGCTCGGAGGAGGATCGCTTTCGCGTGACGATCGAGGACAACGGGCCGGGCATCGTCAAGGCCCAGATCCCCAAGATTTTCGCCAAGCTGCTCTATGGCTCGAAGTTTCACCGGCTCAAGATGTCACGCGGCCAGCAGGGGATCGGCATCTCGGCAGCGGGGATGTACGGCCAGCTCACCACGGGCAAGCCCGTCTCCATCACGTCAAAGACCAGTCGCAATAAGCCGGCCCACCACTATGAGCTGGAGATCGATACGAAGAAGAACGAGCCGCGGATCATCGTCGACGAGACGATCGACTGGCCCGTCGATCGCGGCACCAGAGTCGAGATCGAGCTCGAGGCCAAGTACCAGAAGGGCCGCCAGTCGGTGGAGGAGTACCTCGAACAGACCGCCATCGCCAACCCGCACGTCTCGCTCCAGTTCGTCACGCCCGAAGGCGAGGTGAAGGACTACAAACGAGCCACGGACCAATTGCCAGCCGAGACGCGGGAGATCAAGCCGCACCCCTACGGCGTTGAGTTGGGCGTGCTCATCAAGATGCTCCACGACACCAAGGCGCAAACGCTCCAGTCGTTTCTGCACACGGATTTCTCACGCGTCAGCATGCGGGTGGCCAAGCAGATCAGCGATGCGGCCAAGCTCTACGAGCGGGCCCGGCCGTCACGAATCGCCCGCCAGGAAGCGGACAACCTCTTCAAGGCGATCAACCGCACGAAGATCATGAACCCGCCCACCGATTGCCTCAGCCCGATCGGCGAGGAGCTGATCCTTGCGGGCCTCAAGACCCAGATCGAGGCCGATTTCTACACCGCCGTGACGCGTCCGCCCTCTGTCTATCGCGGCAATCCGTTTCAGATCGAGGCCGGGCTCGCCTACGGCGGCTCGCTCCAGTCCGATGGGCTCGCGCGCGTGCTGCGCTATGCCAATCGCGTGCCACTGCTCTATCAGCAGTCGGCCTGCGCGATGACCAAATCGGTGATCTCGACGGACTGGCGCAATTATGCCCTTCAGCAGTCCAACGGCGCTCTGCCGTCGGGCCCGCTGATCGTGATGGTGCACATGGCGTCGGTCTGGGTGCCGTTCACCAGTGAGAGCAAGGAGGCGGTGGCGCACTATCCCGAGATCATCAAGGAGGTCCGGCTGGCGCTGCAGGAGTGCGGCCGACGGCTGGCCGTGTTCATCCGTCGGCGGCGCAAGGCGGCCGAATCGGAGAAGAAGAAGGCCTATATCCAGAAATACATCCCTCACGTCGCCATCGCCTTGCGCGAGATGCTGAACCTCTCCGAGCGTCAGGAACAGAGCTTGGTGACCCAGTTGACCGACGTCCTCGAAAGGAGCCGATCGTGA
- a CDS encoding Gfo/Idh/MocA family protein, with amino-acid sequence MSTDRFRPMDRRDFLGNLGRFSLGAAAVASLSAGTARSNQRSAEKTWTPVSDRRVRVGIVGYGVCRFGADFGFQDHPNVEIVAVSDLIPERREGLMQACRCETSYESLEVLVKDPKIEAVFVATDAPNHARHCIEVLNHGKHVMTAVPAVWGSIEDAERLLETVRKTGLKYMMAETSYYRPDCYAMRQIYRAGGFGKLVYSEGEYFHFSPTPIPSFKGWRVGMPPLWYPTHSTAYYVGVTGGRFTSVSCGGFDAGLPANKPGANPYDNPYSDEIALFQTSEGGASRMLMCKGVQGVIVETGRVYGQQGWMQDTNYHGLLKDLPDITRPPLPPGMPAGGHGGSHGPLTNEFVTAILEDREPLVDIYESLAMTVPGIVAHQSALKDGETLPIPQYDKA; translated from the coding sequence ATGTCAACCGATCGATTCAGGCCGATGGACCGACGTGATTTTCTCGGGAATTTGGGCCGATTCTCGCTCGGCGCGGCGGCGGTGGCGAGTCTTTCAGCCGGCACTGCCCGGAGCAACCAACGATCTGCCGAGAAGACCTGGACGCCGGTTTCGGATCGGAGGGTGCGCGTCGGGATCGTCGGTTACGGCGTGTGCCGGTTCGGGGCCGACTTCGGTTTCCAGGACCATCCCAATGTCGAGATCGTGGCGGTCAGCGACCTGATTCCGGAGCGGCGCGAGGGACTGATGCAGGCGTGCCGCTGCGAGACGTCGTATGAATCGCTGGAGGTGCTGGTCAAGGACCCGAAAATCGAAGCGGTCTTCGTGGCCACGGATGCCCCGAACCACGCCAGGCATTGCATCGAGGTGCTCAACCACGGCAAGCACGTGATGACGGCGGTGCCGGCGGTGTGGGGCTCGATCGAGGATGCCGAGCGGCTGCTGGAGACCGTCCGCAAGACCGGCCTGAAATACATGATGGCTGAGACGAGCTACTATCGGCCCGACTGCTATGCGATGCGGCAGATCTACCGGGCCGGAGGCTTCGGCAAACTCGTGTACTCCGAAGGCGAGTATTTTCATTTCAGCCCCACACCGATCCCGTCGTTCAAGGGCTGGCGCGTGGGCATGCCGCCGCTGTGGTATCCGACGCACTCGACCGCCTACTATGTCGGTGTCACCGGCGGGCGGTTCACCTCCGTCTCCTGTGGCGGGTTCGACGCCGGGCTGCCGGCCAACAAACCCGGCGCCAACCCGTACGACAATCCGTACAGCGACGAGATCGCCTTGTTTCAGACCAGCGAGGGGGGCGCCTCGCGCATGCTCATGTGCAAGGGCGTACAGGGCGTCATCGTCGAGACCGGTCGCGTCTATGGCCAGCAAGGGTGGATGCAGGACACCAACTACCACGGGCTGCTGAAGGACCTGCCCGATATCACGCGTCCACCGCTGCCGCCCGGCATGCCCGCCGGCGGACACGGCGGCTCGCATGGGCCGCTGACCAACGAGTTTGTCACGGCGATCCTCGAAGACCGCGAGCCGCTCGTGGACATCTATGAGTCGTTGGCGATGACCGTGCCGGGGATCGTTGCGCACCAGTCGGCGCTCAAGGACGGCGAAACGCTCCCGATCCCGCAATACGACAAGGCATAG
- a CDS encoding glycosyltransferase, with product MTETGLSDTTGVRKALRPVLVASRREITDHAPFLWRLLVGLVDESIPTALICPPSCDAACVVPGPVEVFTYPTIDLPLMERMGLESLAAPLERFKPTLLHCLCQSRAALTRRLARRLNVPYVLAVNSLFGRRQRLNVSSARCAKIVVPAETIGSSIARAHSRFADRITRIPMPTFAEADPACFSDPSRLSSMVVAHPIDRASDFEPLLEAAKALLAEGREFVIAIMGSGRAEHRLRKALTEHGLSRVVTLVPVLDPWRSVLAAGDLFIHLRPAVTFSGFLLEAMGLGLAVVACKGGVDDLIIHQETALVYERNDAVTLQRAIARLLDDHDAARRLAASAQNHVRAHYSVGGHVAATLETYIEAQRQYRETAP from the coding sequence ATGACAGAGACCGGGCTTTCGGACACGACGGGTGTGAGGAAGGCGCTGCGTCCGGTCCTGGTCGCATCGCGGCGGGAGATCACCGACCACGCCCCGTTTCTGTGGCGTCTGCTGGTCGGGCTGGTGGATGAGTCGATCCCCACCGCCCTGATCTGTCCGCCGAGCTGCGATGCGGCATGTGTTGTGCCGGGGCCGGTTGAGGTCTTCACGTATCCGACGATCGACTTGCCGCTCATGGAGCGGATGGGCCTCGAGTCGCTCGCTGCGCCGTTGGAGAGGTTCAAGCCGACCCTCCTGCATTGCCTGTGCCAGAGCAGGGCGGCCCTGACCCGGCGACTGGCCCGCCGGCTGAACGTCCCGTACGTGCTTGCCGTCAACTCCCTTTTCGGGCGGCGGCAAAGGCTCAACGTCTCCTCGGCGCGTTGTGCGAAGATCGTGGTGCCGGCCGAGACGATCGGTTCCAGCATTGCCCGGGCGCACAGCCGCTTCGCCGACCGGATCACACGGATTCCCATGCCGACATTCGCCGAGGCCGATCCCGCCTGTTTCTCCGATCCTTCACGTCTGAGCAGCATGGTTGTGGCGCATCCGATCGATCGCGCGTCGGATTTCGAGCCCCTCCTGGAGGCCGCCAAAGCACTTCTCGCCGAAGGCCGTGAGTTCGTGATTGCGATCATGGGCAGCGGCCGGGCGGAGCATCGATTGCGGAAGGCGCTGACCGAACACGGTCTGTCCCGCGTTGTGACCCTCGTTCCGGTGCTCGATCCATGGCGATCCGTTCTGGCGGCAGGGGACCTCTTCATCCACCTTCGGCCCGCTGTGACGTTCAGCGGCTTCCTGCTGGAAGCGATGGGCCTGGGGCTGGCGGTGGTGGCCTGTAAGGGGGGCGTCGACGATCTCATCATTCATCAGGAGACGGCGCTGGTCTACGAGCGAAACGATGCGGTGACCCTGCAACGGGCGATCGCCCGTCTTCTGGACGACCATGACGCCGCCCGCCGGTTGGCCGCTTCCGCTCAGAACCACGTCCGTGCGCACTATTCTGTTGGCGGCCACGTTGCGGCCACTCTGGAGACGTATATCGAGGCCCAGCGACAGTACCGTGAGACGGCACCGTAG